The following proteins come from a genomic window of Streptomyces sp. NBC_01716:
- a CDS encoding pyridoxal-phosphate dependent enzyme, whose amino-acid sequence MLGVHCGALAEPARVVSDLASGLSGTHCPTESLRIRHDQVGAGYPVLTEASMTALTLAARTEGMVLDPIYTGRAMAGLTAAVESGEITPGRRTVFLHSGGLPGLFGHREALERAAEELAVDGDPLST is encoded by the coding sequence GTGCTGGGCGTCCACTGCGGAGCCCTCGCCGAGCCCGCCCGCGTCGTGTCGGACCTGGCCTCCGGTCTCTCCGGTACGCACTGTCCGACGGAGTCCCTGCGGATCCGTCACGACCAGGTCGGAGCCGGCTACCCCGTGCTGACCGAGGCATCCATGACCGCCCTGACCCTGGCCGCCCGCACCGAGGGCATGGTGCTCGACCCCATCTACACCGGCCGTGCGATGGCCGGGCTGACCGCCGCTGTCGAGTCGGGCGAGATCACACCCGGCCGGCGCACGGTCTTCCTGCACTCGGGCGGACTGCCCGGCCTCTTCGGCCACCGGGAAGCCCTCGAACGGGCGGCGGAGGAACTCGCCGTCGACGGCGACCCGTTGAGCACCTGA
- a CDS encoding pyridoxal-phosphate dependent enzyme encodes MVTKSMGDGQQPRVTLGSYPTPLEPMPRLARALGLGADDLWAKRDDLIGLGGGGNKVRKLEWTCGTALADGADVLVTTGAPQSNHARLTAAAGARLGLDVVLVLSGEPGASESGNLTLDGLFGARVVWAGDGGKEELASTARHVAGTLRDRGAVPALIPFGGSSVLGARGYVECGQELLTQAPDLACVVVALGSGGTMAGLVESLGRV; translated from the coding sequence ATGGTGACCAAGTCCATGGGCGACGGGCAGCAGCCCCGCGTCACGCTCGGCAGTTATCCGACCCCGCTCGAACCGATGCCACGGCTGGCCCGCGCACTCGGCCTCGGCGCCGACGACCTGTGGGCCAAACGCGACGACCTCATCGGTCTCGGCGGCGGTGGCAACAAGGTACGCAAACTCGAATGGACCTGCGGGACGGCGCTCGCCGACGGCGCCGACGTCCTGGTGACGACCGGCGCCCCGCAGAGCAACCACGCACGCCTCACCGCGGCGGCGGGCGCCCGGCTCGGGCTCGACGTCGTCCTCGTCCTGTCCGGCGAACCGGGAGCGTCCGAGTCGGGCAATCTCACCCTCGACGGTCTGTTCGGCGCGCGGGTGGTGTGGGCCGGTGACGGCGGCAAGGAGGAACTCGCCTCCACCGCCCGGCATGTGGCAGGCACCCTGCGGGACCGCGGCGCCGTCCCCGCGCTGATCCCCTTCGGCGGCTCCAGCGTGCTCGGCGCCCGCGGCTATGTCGAGTGCGGACAGGAACTCCTCACCCAGGCACCCGACTTGGCGTGCGTCGTGGTCGCGCTCGGCTCCGGGGGCACCATGGCCGGACTGGTCGAGTCGCTAGGGCGTGTTTGA
- a CDS encoding DNA-binding protein yields MSSTPDQHVSDLFSPPDPDQARAHRVHASLFRIAERHAATDAQRRRQAHPSVIAPHEAVRLVSFLLSGAAKREADEPEVDHADITAALSLVPRARGDMDELEAGLLQMARGRGMTWQEVAFGLGLGTPQAARQRYERLVGRTAVDRTTEHATDGTGESRSERAE; encoded by the coding sequence ATGTCATCGACTCCTGACCAGCACGTCTCCGACCTCTTCAGCCCTCCCGACCCGGACCAGGCCCGTGCGCACCGTGTGCACGCGTCCCTGTTCCGTATCGCCGAGCGGCACGCGGCGACCGACGCTCAGCGCCGCAGGCAGGCGCATCCGTCCGTCATCGCGCCGCACGAAGCCGTCAGGCTCGTGTCGTTCCTGCTCAGCGGGGCGGCGAAGCGGGAAGCGGACGAGCCGGAGGTCGACCACGCGGACATCACCGCGGCTCTGAGCCTGGTGCCGCGCGCGCGGGGGGACATGGACGAACTGGAAGCGGGGCTGCTCCAGATGGCGCGAGGCCGGGGGATGACGTGGCAGGAGGTCGCCTTCGGCCTCGGTCTCGGCACCCCGCAGGCCGCCCGCCAGCGCTACGAACGGCTGGTCGGGCGTACGGCGGTGGACCGGACAACGGAACACGCCACCGACGGCACCGGCGAGTCGCGGAGCGAGCGGGCAGAGTAG
- a CDS encoding polysaccharide deacetylase family protein translates to MPEISPFATVRRTVAAALAVVATLALTLTGCGTQTVSPATVRGDSGGDGKGRYGSVDCAEVTCVALTFDAGPGKDTPRLLDILKKEKVPATFFLLGKNHVLAHPDTVRRIAAEGHEVANHTWSHRVLTDLDRAAIRDELGRTQDAIEKITGRRPTLMRPPQGRTNGDVTDVSRELGLSQILWSATAKDYSTTDSALIERRIVDDASADGIILLHDIYDGTVPAVPGIIRQLKERGFTFVTVPQLFAPAVPEPGEVYRP, encoded by the coding sequence CGCGCTGACCCTCACCGGCTGTGGCACACAGACCGTCTCGCCCGCCACGGTCAGAGGGGATTCGGGAGGTGACGGCAAGGGGCGGTACGGCTCCGTCGACTGCGCCGAAGTCACGTGCGTGGCCCTCACCTTCGACGCCGGCCCCGGCAAGGACACGCCCCGGCTGCTCGACATCCTCAAGAAGGAGAAGGTGCCGGCCACCTTCTTCCTGCTGGGCAAGAACCATGTGCTGGCCCATCCCGACACCGTGCGCCGCATCGCGGCGGAGGGGCACGAGGTCGCCAACCACACCTGGAGCCACCGCGTACTCACCGATCTCGACCGGGCCGCGATACGCGACGAACTCGGCCGCACGCAGGACGCCATCGAGAAGATCACCGGCCGCCGGCCCACGCTGATGCGCCCGCCCCAGGGCCGTACCAACGGCGACGTCACGGACGTCTCCCGCGAGCTCGGTCTCTCGCAGATCCTCTGGAGCGCGACGGCCAAGGACTACTCCACGACCGACTCCGCCCTCATCGAGCGCCGCATCGTGGACGACGCGTCCGCCGACGGGATCATCCTGCTCCATGACATCTATGACGGGACGGTTCCGGCCGTGCCCGGGATCATCAGGCAGTTGAAGGAGCGGGGCTTCACGTTCGTGACCGTTCCTCAGCTCTTCGCTCCGGCGGTCCCGGAGCCGGGTGAGGTCTACCGCCCCTGA